In Gadus macrocephalus chromosome 11, ASM3116895v1, a single genomic region encodes these proteins:
- the LOC132467073 gene encoding carcinoembryonic antigen-related cell adhesion molecule 6 yields MDLSHGYCMVAVCLALTGRSDGVGVLPDRLSGAVGESVMLKVDQSSPMISVAWQFHLANGTVISILTSTVETTTTPEYSTRTKFDNITGSLELSILTLNDTGLYKVMITPPSGHPLNGECNLQMYERVSGVTVTPNTTELLEFSSSVRMSCQVSTGTSLSYLWMNGSSEITVSSDRVQVGDGNTTLTILNVTRYDRGPYTCNVSNLISTQESAPLKLHPIYGPVSIQIYVPVDPVEIGQILHLSCRAESTPPAHFTWINGMNEELGSGADFKKTATLLDSGEYTCLAVNNITKLELRAVQSISVTDNSLSSGAIAGIAIAVILAVVLVAALIYRVHTSRTGKRKEKFNVSERGSSNGGYSQDSALSTQNMNYADISHFKKNQDVGMKMQNPHISTIYSETKPPAT; encoded by the exons ATGGATTTATCACATGGTTATTGCATGGTTGCTGTATGTTTGGCTTTAACAG GTCGTAGCGATGGAGTTGGTGTGCTGCCAGATCGTCTCAGTGGCGCTGTGGGAGAAAGTGTCATGTTGAAAGTAGATCAGAGCTCTCCAATGATTTCAGTGGCATGGCAATTTCATTTAGCTAATGGTACTGTGATATCTATCCTAACATCAACCGTTGAAACCACTACTACCCCAGAATATAGTACTAGGACCAAATTTGACAATATAACCGGATCTTTGGAGCTCTCAATCTTGACTCTAAATGACACTGGATTATACAAGGTGATGATCACTCCTCCATCGGGACATCCACTAAATGGAGAATGCAACCTGCAGATGTATG AGCGAGTCTCCGGTGTAACagtcacccccaacaccacagaGCTGCTGGAGTTCAGCAGCTCTGTGAGGATGTCCTGCCAGGTCTCCACCGGCACCTCCCTGTCCTACCTGTGGATGAATGGCAGCTCTGAGATCACTGTATCAAGTGACAGGGTGCAGGTCGGCGACGGAAACACCACCCTCACCATACTCAACGTGACACGCTACGACCGGGGGCCGTACACCTGTAATGTCTCCAATCTGATCAGTACTCAAGAAAGTGCCCCGTTAAAACTGCACCCCATCT ATGGACCAGTGAGCATTCAGATTTATGTTCCGGTGGACCCAGTAGAGATCGGCCAGATTCTGCATTTATCCTGCAGGGCTGAGTCCACCCCTCCTGCACATTTCACCTGGATCAACGGGATGAATGAGGAACTCGGCTCTGGCGCTGACTTTAAGAAAACGGCAACGCTTTTGGACAGTGGAGAATACACATGTTTAGCAGTGAACAACATCACTAAGTTGGAGCTTCGTGCAGTGCAAAGTATATCAGTAACAG ACAACAGTTTGTCATCTGGTGCCATTGCTGGTATAGCCATTGCAGTGATACTAGCTGTAGTGCTAGTAGCTGCACTGATTTATCGTGTCCACACAAGCAG AACCGgcaaaaggaaagaaaagttCAACGTCTCAGAAAGAGGCTCCTCCAACG GAGGTTACAGCCAGGACTCCGCCCTGAGCACTCAG AATATGAACTACGCCGATATTAGCCACTTCAAGAAGAACCAGGATGTGGGCATGAAAATGCAAAACCCACACATATCCACAATCTACTCTGAGACCAAACCGCCTGCTACCTAG